The genomic interval AGGAACTCCTGCAAAAATAGAAACATCTACCTCAATTCAAGTATGCATGGATTCCCTAGTTTCCTGCTTAAATTAATGGTATCCTGCTCGTTCCATAATCTTTTTCAAAGAACGATATGCTGGGGATGTAGAGGGCAATTCGAGTAGAGATTTTCCAGACAACGAGTAGTTTTCAACTTCCTTGTCGTAGGCGATTCTGCCCAAGAATTCTAACGAGGTTCTTTTTCTAACTTCTGTGTCTAGGGTTTCTGGAAATCGATAGCCTCCGACAACATAGAAATTTTGGAATTCTATCTCTATCTCTTCTGCGATTTTGTGTGCTCTTTCCACGTGGGCAAAGGATTTTTTGGACGGGTCTATTATGTCAAATATGTCGTTCACCTTAGCAGCTATTCTTCTATTGAGATGCTCGAGTCCAGCAGGCGAATCAATAAGAACATAGCGATATGTTTTCGCTAAGCTTTCCAGAGCTTTTTTTAACGCCGCATTTGGAAGACAATAACAACCCTCCATGAACTTCGTTCCAACCGCAATCAAATCAAAGGAAGCTCCTTCGTATAATCCCTTCTCCCAAATCTTACTTTCCATCCTTTCCGAAGGAGGTATTCCAACAGTCGTCCCTCCCTCCTTTAAGAAAGTTGCAGTCAACAATTCAGATATTGTCTTCTTTCCCTCTTCTTTAAGATCTACTCCAACCAATTCTCCTAGATTTTGGTCAGGATCCACATCCACTAGAAGCAGGGGTGTGTCATTGATTTCAATGAAATATTTTGTCATAAGCGCGACAAAACTTGTTTTGCCGCTGCCTCCCCTACCCATAACGACAATCTTTTTCACGCATTGTCCCCCTCCAAAATCATCAGCTTCCTATATATATTTAGCACGGTTTCTTGTCACAATGTTAAATAATAGGTGACAGGAGTCTAACATCAAAGTGAAGACCTGAAGAACCCCGAGGTTGCGGGGTGCAAGAAATGGGAGACCTCGTAAAAATTTTCTTTGACCCGATGAGTAAGGAGATTGAGGTAAAGCGGGGTGCATTACTGCTCGATGCGATCCGAGAGGCGGGTATAAGGATCGAAAGCATATGCGGTGGAAAAGGTGAATGTGGAAAATGCAGGGTAATTCTCAACAAAGGGGAAGTCTCTCGTTTATCGACTAAATCTGAAAAGTTCCTTTCTCCTCAGGAGATATCCGAGGGCCACCGTCTCGCCTGCCAAATACGCGTCTTGGGCGACAGCGAGTTTACAGTCCCTGTGGAAAGTCTAGTGGTCAGCCCTAAGATACTTATTAGTACAGAAATGGTGATCGATAGACTTGACCCCGCGTCGAAAAAATATCTAGTGACTCTACTGCCCACTCGAGGTGATGAACACCACTCGATTAAACTTGAGGGCTACTCTGGTCCAACGCCAAAGGTAAGCGAAGAGATCTATGACAACCTTCTTCTAATGGAACCTGAACAGTCGATAACCGCGACCTTAAGCAGGACGAACACGCCTCCAGAGATAATCAACATCGAATCAGGCGATAGAACCAGTTCAAACTATGGTCTTGCCATCGACGTTGGAACAACCACAATCGCCGTGCTCCTTTCTGACCTAACGAGCGGGCAGATTTTAGGCGAAGCCTCTGCGTTGAACAAGCAGATCACCTACGGAGAAACGCTTCTCGCAAGGATTGGTTTTTCACGCAAAGCTCATGGCGGTTTGCAAAAGCTTCAACGAGCAGTTGTCCAAAGCATAAATGATCTCTTGGACAGGCTTACATCAAACGCCGGAATCAAGAACGAAGAAATAACAAGCATTTCCGTAGGTGGAAACACTGTTATGAACCATCTTTTAGCAGGGATAGACGTAGACTACCTTTGGTATGTGGATGCGAATGACAAGGTCCATAGGAGTCCTATTATCAAAAAAGCGAAGGATATTGGACTCCACACAAACCCAGAGGCTTATGTTTATTGCCTTCCTAACGTGAGTCGATTCTTGGGAGGGGATGCCACTGGTGACGTAATAGCCTCCGGAATGTACAATTCTGACGAAACATCTCTCTTGGTTGATATGGGAACAAACGGGGAGATTATCCTCGGCAACAAGAATTGGCTAGTATCATGTTCTGTCGCATCTGGTCCCGCTTTCGAAGGAGCGGGCGTCAGATTTGGGATGCGGGGGATGCAAGGTGGAATAGAACATGTTAAAATCAACCCTGAATCCTTCAAGGCGGAGTACACGGTTATCGGGAACACGCTTCCGAAGGGCATCTGCGGATCAGGCATTATTGACGCTGCGGCGGAGATGTTTTCTGTTGGCATTCTCGATTTCAGAGGAAAAATTGTTGAGGGCAGAACGCCACTCGTTAGAAAGGGAAGAGACGGGCTGGAGTACGTCGTAGTTCCCGCGGAGAAAACGGCGATCAGCCGAGACATAGTAATAACGCAACGTGACGTGGATTACATCATGGACTCGAAGGGAGCCACCTGCGGTGGAATAATGGTTTTAATGAGGAAATTCAAACTCTCCATCTACGATGTCAAGAACTTCTACCTCGCAGGAGCCTTCGGCACATACACCGATCTGAGAAGTGCGACAAAGCTTGGGATATTCCCTGAATTTCCGAACGCGAAAACTCGCCCAATTGGAAACGGTTCGCTTTCAGGTGCATACGTGACGCTGCTATCGATGACGAAACGAGATGAAGCGAACGCCATAGCACGGAATATGCTGTACGTCGACCTTCTTGTGGATGTTATGTTCGCAGAAACATACTCTGAGTCAATCTACATTCCAGGCCCCAAGGAACTCTTCCCAAGCTATGCCTAACATAAAGAGTTGGTTCCTTGAAAATGCAATGTCGAGGAAAATTCACTTTTTGCTATTACTCATTCTCTTCCTCTTTCGGGGGCCATGTCTCGTCCAAGAATTTCGCTATTCCTGATGAATCCCTTGGACCGACCATAACGCGCCAACCAGAAAGGCCAACGTTCTTTAACTCGTCCTCTATCTCCCCGCTTAACCTGGCAGCCCTACCAGGTATGATTAAGTACTTATGCTTGATCTTCTCTGCTACTCCTGACTTCTTAACAGCCTCTGCGATCAATTCTGCTGTCAGATACCTTCCGGCCACGGCACTTTCAACGCTGAGCCCTTCAGTATCGGCTACAACTAGGTAATAGTCCCCGCCAAACTTCTTCAGGTCAGACTCAACGGTGAAGTACGTCAGGGAATAATTGGTGGTTAACATCAACGGAGACATCTTATCAGGCTTCCCAAATGTGTATAATCCAGAATCAACTGAAACCGGTTTCCGGGGGTCCGTGTAGATGTTGAACCTCCATATGACAGTTGGCAATTGAACCCATCCATCCAAGCTGTGCATTATTAATACGTCAGCATATCTGGACATGAGAATACAGGCAATGTATGCTTCCTTCCAAGCCAGCATCTCCTTCGAATCTTTCCCGCCGAACCAAGCTGTGATGGGCGTTCCAATGAGCGGAAAACCGAACAGATCATCTCCGCCTTTAAACGCATTCCTTCTAACCATGGTGAAGTTGTTGACAGTATCCGACAGTCCTTCATCGACGAATGTTCCCGGGTCGAGCACTAGATCCTCAACCCCATACTCGATCAGAGTCTTCACTAGAGACTTTAGAAGATTGAGGTCGTTCGGGGCAAAGACGCCTAATGGGCAGTTGTACATCAGCGCTAGCTCAGCCATGTTATTCCAGTTGTCCTTAGTTGCCGCGTAAAGTAGTGGCCTTCTGTCCTGAACCGCGACTAGTCCAGCCTCCATAACATTCGAGTCTAGCGCACAAAGAATCAGCGGGAGTTTCGTGACCTTGGCAACGTTCTCCACGGCTGACTTGAAGACTGTTGGGTCATTCGATGTCGACCTGATGGCTATCATATCGAGAGTGAGGTCCCTTCCAATGTAGTTATACAAGAAATTCTCCACTTTCTTCACCCTATCTATGAGAGCTTCCTCTCCTGAGAATCTTGGGTGTAGCGGCAACTCGTCGGTTACATCAAGGGCTAGTGCCACTGGATTGTGGTAGGTGAATTCGTGGCGGTACATGACCAGTTTGCCGCCTATTTTGACCGAGTGGTCTCCCGTGCCGATGGTGATCTCCTTAATTACCGGCGCCAGCATGTCCTGGAGTTTCTTGTACGCCTTTCCATGCTCTTTTTTCAGAATTGGGAGACAGTCTTCTAAAGAAACCTCTCTATTGACCAGCTTGGCCGCGAAGGCCATGCAATTTGGTTCTCCGCACTCCTTACAATTCGTTCTAGGAAGTAACTTATATACGTCGATGGGACTGAGTTTCGTTACAGCCTTCTTAATTTCCCTCTCGGTCATGTTCATCTTCTCCCTTGATTCTTGCATTCACCCAATTAGCTATCTTATCGGGTTTAGGCTTACTCCTGCTCATCAACTGCTGTATGACTTTCCTCATAGTCCTAATGGCGTCTGGGTGCATCATCATGAACACGTCAACTCCAGCCAGGAGTAGAGCAAGTGCAGTTGTCGTCTCCCATAGTGGACCCCTAAGCCTTCTTGGCTCCCACTCTGGACCAAGCTTCAACCATGTCTCTCTTGCAGCCCAAGCATTCGTGGTCCCAGCTAGGGTTGGGTGTTGAAGCTCCGAGTCTCCCATCAACGCCGCTATTCTGGCTCGCTCGTGAATGGTAAATGAGTACTCAAGTCCATAGCCTAGGGCAGCCGTTGTCAAGTCCATTATTATCCTATCTTCGGGTATGTAATCGTAGAGTTTCCTGTTCAGCTCCCTAGCTCGATTCAAGTCCAAGGCTGTGAATGACAGCACCAAGTGCCCATATTTCTCAGCTGCTTTTGCCACGCCTTCGAGGACGCCTGTCTCGCCCATGTCCAATGTAAGAGAGCTAAGCAAAACTCTTTCGCCCTCCGCCACCTCAGCAACTTTCATGAAAACCTCAGCGTCCTTCTTTGGATCCCCGCAGCCTCCAATGATGAGAGGAACATCCACTGCCTGCAGGACCTCCTCCACAGTTTTTGCAGCCTCCGCCGGTGGTGTATCCTTAATAAGCGGGTCTGTGCTCAACAGATGCACTGTGATTAAGTCGGCCCCCCACTTGTCAACTGCGATCTTGGCCCACGCAGCTGGGTCATCCCAAACCTCTTCGACATACATTCGTATGGCCTTTGGGAGCCGTACTTGCATATCAAACGTATCTACAGTAATTACAGGTGGATGTGGAGCAGCTTTCTCAAACAGGTAGAACGCCGGGGTGATTGCACCTCCGATCACAACCGTTTTGCCGCGACTACCTCCCTCACTCTTAGTAGCCCCAAGCGTTACTTCTCGAACTTGCCCAGGATATTCTTGGACAAAAGGAGTGAACGGGGCTTCCAGAATTGCTGTAGGCTTCACCTTTGGCGGTGCAAGCACTGCAGGTGGTGTAGTAACTCTTGGTGCAACAATGGTTGCAGCTGACTGTAAGATAAGTTCCCCAATACTCAGTTCGACGTCTTCGAGTTCAATTTCCCTTTTGCCCTCTAGGCCTAGAAGCTCCAGTAGTCCAGTGAGTTCGGTTGCAGCCGCTTTTTCCTTCGCTCCTTTTTTCCCCAAGGGTTTCACTTCTTCACTCTTCGGATGATAACTTTCTTAGCATAGATTTTTGCGTCTTTGAGGATTATCTCGAACCCTCCGGCTGTGATGGGTACTCCGGAAATCGGGATCTCTAGTGATGGTTCTGCAGCTTCCACTCCCTCCACTTCGGGGGCAACTTCAACAGGTATGGCCTTCCATCTTTCGACAACTGGGTGTCCCATCTCCTTAAGAAAGACTTTCAGTTCATCAATAGTCTTTGCCTCATTTTCTGTGGCTATTTTGTCAACTATATCCTTTGGTATGAAGTCCTTGACGCGTTCCTTGACGGTGGCTGGCATCCAGACTATGCGGTTCCAACCTCCATCAACCTGAAGAAGTTTTGGTGACCTCATATATTCGATGGATAATCCATGGAAGCCCTCTACCTGCCTCCCTCCAGCGGTGGAATCCGCTAAGGTGGAGAAAGGTAGGCCGTTGACGGTTAAGTCCTTGAAGCCTCGATGAACAATCCCTAAGCCATCCACTTCTGGTATGTAGAAGGCTACTGCTTCAAAGCAGCCACAGGAGGTGTGGGGATTTTCGAAGGCGGTGTATAACCACACACGGGTTATCTCACCCATGGTTTTCTCCTTCATGGTTGCGTTGACTCCTGTGTATTCGCCTTTGAAGGGGTCGAGGCATTCACCTTTCGCGATTCCGAAGACTGGGCCCTTAGGGTCTACTCGTGCTGAGGCTCTGCCGTCGAACCAGCTGATGGATCCGCAGTTGGAGTACCTTTGGGGTGTGATTACACAGCAGTGGGTTGGGGCGAAGGATTGGCAAAGGGTGCATCCGTAGAAGGCATCCGCATCCTCATCTTTCATTCCTCGGGCTTTGGCGTCGCGGGCTTCATAAACTTTCAAGGCTTCGTCATACATTTTCTTGACTTTTTTGGGGTCGGTGATGAATGTAATTTGTATTTTTTCGATGAATGAGAGCTCGCTTCTAAAAAGCTTTTGCAGAACATTCCCAATCACGTGGAACGAGTTTAAGCCTTTTTTGAAGGATTTCTTACTTAGTCGAAGCCAAATGTCGTAACGTTGGTTTAGGTGCATGATACCTTCGATGAAGTTGCAGTATTCGTGGATGCGCCGTTCAATAACGCCTTCGAGTTCCTCTTCAACGTCTTTACCTGCGACTTCGATGTATATGCCGAACGGATGGGTGCTTCCTTCCTTCATGTCTTTGATGTCTGGGCCAATCACTGTTATTTTTCCGTCTTCTATTTCGTCTAATCCCTTGGTTCTCACGAGTTCAAACTTCGTTTCTATGCGTTCTCCTCCAAGTTCTATCTGTGTGTCCTTGAACCTGATCCTTTCTCCTTCGTAGATCACTCCGACGTCTACTGGTATGTCTTCAAACATGGACATTGTTTACTTCTCTCCTAACTTACTTACTATTATTTCAAAACCTTCATTCCAATCCTTAACCGAAAGGTTTGGAAATGACCAAGATGCATGGGGATCATAGTATCTGTCGAGGCTTATGGTCTTAAGACCTTTGGAAAAATGTTTCAGCCCGGCTAATATTACGAATTCCATGTAGTAGGGGAGCCCCATGAACATCGCGAGGTCATACGGGCCCATTCCATCTAAACCTTTCCATTCTGGGTCATTGAGTCTGTTACCAATGTCCATTGCGGACATCCAACCAGCCGGTTGAAAACCTCTCTTAATAAATTCGGTTGTCATGTGTGCAGTAGCAACCACCGGGATTGCCGCAGTCCTACTCATACGGATAGCATAATCAATCATTTTCACATCATCTGAATAATCCTCAGCGGCTAGGTGCCCAACGATGAGGATGGGACGCTTCGCCCTCTTCACCATTGCGACAACCACCTCTGGCTTCAAGATGAGAAGGGCTTTCTTGGGACCCGCAATCTCAGCTGTTTGCCACGGTTCTGCCTTCACACCCATGTCAATCACCTTTCCTCTTTCTAATGAGTCTAGGCAAGAGCGTTGGGTCCGGGATTAGCCTCTCCTTCCATCCCTCTTCCTCCAGAACTTTGAGGATCTCATCTTTCATGGTGATTGGTACATCGGCCTTGTTTCGGACGAAGAGATGTATATCATCAGGCATGACACCATAGAGGCGCCTGTGCAGGTCAATATAGTGGGTTAACTTTATGGCACGACCTTTGGTGGTGTCATTGGGTCTCAT from Candidatus Bathyarchaeota archaeon carries:
- the cdhD gene encoding CO dehydrogenase/acetyl-CoA synthase subunit delta; protein product: MKPLGKKGAKEKAAATELTGLLELLGLEGKREIELEDVELSIGELILQSAATIVAPRVTTPPAVLAPPKVKPTAILEAPFTPFVQEYPGQVREVTLGATKSEGGSRGKTVVIGGAITPAFYLFEKAAPHPPVITVDTFDMQVRLPKAIRMYVEEVWDDPAAWAKIAVDKWGADLITVHLLSTDPLIKDTPPAEAAKTVEEVLQAVDVPLIIGGCGDPKKDAEVFMKVAEVAEGERVLLSSLTLDMGETGVLEGVAKAAEKYGHLVLSFTALDLNRARELNRKLYDYIPEDRIIMDLTTAALGYGLEYSFTIHERARIAALMGDSELQHPTLAGTTNAWAARETWLKLGPEWEPRRLRGPLWETTTALALLLAGVDVFMMMHPDAIRTMRKVIQQLMSRSKPKPDKIANWVNARIKGEDEHDREGN
- a CDS encoding DUF4445 domain-containing protein, translating into MGDLVKIFFDPMSKEIEVKRGALLLDAIREAGIRIESICGGKGECGKCRVILNKGEVSRLSTKSEKFLSPQEISEGHRLACQIRVLGDSEFTVPVESLVVSPKILISTEMVIDRLDPASKKYLVTLLPTRGDEHHSIKLEGYSGPTPKVSEEIYDNLLLMEPEQSITATLSRTNTPPEIINIESGDRTSSNYGLAIDVGTTTIAVLLSDLTSGQILGEASALNKQITYGETLLARIGFSRKAHGGLQKLQRAVVQSINDLLDRLTSNAGIKNEEITSISVGGNTVMNHLLAGIDVDYLWYVDANDKVHRSPIIKKAKDIGLHTNPEAYVYCLPNVSRFLGGDATGDVIASGMYNSDETSLLVDMGTNGEIILGNKNWLVSCSVASGPAFEGAGVRFGMRGMQGGIEHVKINPESFKAEYTVIGNTLPKGICGSGIIDAAAEMFSVGILDFRGKIVEGRTPLVRKGRDGLEYVVVPAEKTAISRDIVITQRDVDYIMDSKGATCGGIMVLMRKFKLSIYDVKNFYLAGAFGTYTDLRSATKLGIFPEFPNAKTRPIGNGSLSGAYVTLLSMTKRDEANAIARNMLYVDLLVDVMFAETYSESIYIPGPKELFPSYA
- the cdhC gene encoding CO dehydrogenase/CO-methylating acetyl-CoA synthase complex subunit beta, which produces MFEDIPVDVGVIYEGERIRFKDTQIELGGERIETKFELVRTKGLDEIEDGKITVIGPDIKDMKEGSTHPFGIYIEVAGKDVEEELEGVIERRIHEYCNFIEGIMHLNQRYDIWLRLSKKSFKKGLNSFHVIGNVLQKLFRSELSFIEKIQITFITDPKKVKKMYDEALKVYEARDAKARGMKDEDADAFYGCTLCQSFAPTHCCVITPQRYSNCGSISWFDGRASARVDPKGPVFGIAKGECLDPFKGEYTGVNATMKEKTMGEITRVWLYTAFENPHTSCGCFEAVAFYIPEVDGLGIVHRGFKDLTVNGLPFSTLADSTAGGRQVEGFHGLSIEYMRSPKLLQVDGGWNRIVWMPATVKERVKDFIPKDIVDKIATENEAKTIDELKVFLKEMGHPVVERWKAIPVEVAPEVEGVEAAEPSLEIPISGVPITAGGFEIILKDAKIYAKKVIIRRVKK
- the cdhB gene encoding CO dehydrogenase/acetyl-CoA synthase complex subunit epsilon; amino-acid sequence: MGVKAEPWQTAEIAGPKKALLILKPEVVVAMVKRAKRPILIVGHLAAEDYSDDVKMIDYAIRMSRTAAIPVVATAHMTTEFIKRGFQPAGWMSAMDIGNRLNDPEWKGLDGMGPYDLAMFMGLPYYMEFVILAGLKHFSKGLKTISLDRYYDPHASWSFPNLSVKDWNEGFEIIVSKLGEK
- a CDS encoding cobalamin biosynthesis protein encodes the protein MKKIVVMGRGGSGKTSFVALMTKYFIEINDTPLLLVDVDPDQNLGELVGVDLKEEGKKTISELLTATFLKEGGTTVGIPPSERMESKIWEKGLYEGASFDLIAVGTKFMEGCYCLPNAALKKALESLAKTYRYVLIDSPAGLEHLNRRIAAKVNDIFDIIDPSKKSFAHVERAHKIAEEIEIEFQNFYVVGGYRFPETLDTEVRKRTSLEFLGRIAYDKEVENYSLSGKSLLELPSTSPAYRSLKKIMERAGYH
- a CDS encoding acetyl-CoA decarbonylase/synthase complex subunit gamma; protein product: MTEREIKKAVTKLSPIDVYKLLPRTNCKECGEPNCMAFAAKLVNREVSLEDCLPILKKEHGKAYKKLQDMLAPVIKEITIGTGDHSVKIGGKLVMYRHEFTYHNPVALALDVTDELPLHPRFSGEEALIDRVKKVENFLYNYIGRDLTLDMIAIRSTSNDPTVFKSAVENVAKVTKLPLILCALDSNVMEAGLVAVQDRRPLLYAATKDNWNNMAELALMYNCPLGVFAPNDLNLLKSLVKTLIEYGVEDLVLDPGTFVDEGLSDTVNNFTMVRRNAFKGGDDLFGFPLIGTPITAWFGGKDSKEMLAWKEAYIACILMSRYADVLIMHSLDGWVQLPTVIWRFNIYTDPRKPVSVDSGLYTFGKPDKMSPLMLTTNYSLTYFTVESDLKKFGGDYYLVVADTEGLSVESAVAGRYLTAELIAEAVKKSGVAEKIKHKYLIIPGRAARLSGEIEDELKNVGLSGWRVMVGPRDSSGIAKFLDETWPPKEEENE